One genomic window of Thermodesulfobacteriota bacterium includes the following:
- a CDS encoding nucleotidyltransferase domain-containing protein, whose protein sequence is MDLDRTILIEFKETLKKRYGDQILKVILFGSQARGDFEEESDIDLAVIVRQWSPELRDEIYDVAAAWELKHERVLSVLLMSEGDFVRLKERERRIALDIEREGVPL, encoded by the coding sequence ATGGATCTCGACCGGACGATCCTGATAGAATTTAAAGAGACCCTGAAAAAGCGATACGGCGATCAAATCCTCAAGGTCATCCTCTTCGGTTCGCAGGCGAGGGGCGATTTCGAGGAGGAGTCGGATATCGATTTAGCCGTAATCGTCCGTCAATGGTCTCCAGAATTGAGGGACGAAATTTACGATGTGGCTGCGGCCTGGGAGTTAAAACATGAAAGGGTGCTATCGGTCCTTCTAATGTCGGAGGGGGACTTCGTCCGTCTGAAGGAAAGGGAACGGAGGATCGCCCTCGACATCGAGAGAGAGGGAGTCCCTCTGTGA
- the sixA gene encoding phosphohistidine phosphatase SixA: protein MKLYLVQHGEARPEREDPERSLTDFGRDEIQRVSRVAKLMGVLPAVVYHSGKRRARQTAEILGEALNLPLKQEEGLNPNDPIQPWVERISRERRDLMIVGHLPFLDHLASFLICGNEKARVILFRYGAIVCLEQKEDQGWAIRWVLSPEMIP from the coding sequence ATGAAACTCTACCTCGTTCAACACGGAGAGGCGAGGCCTGAAAGGGAGGATCCGGAGCGATCCCTTACGGACTTCGGAAGAGACGAAATCCAGCGCGTCTCAAGGGTGGCCAAACTTATGGGGGTCCTCCCAGCGGTGGTCTATCACAGTGGAAAACGACGGGCCAGGCAGACGGCGGAAATCTTGGGTGAGGCCTTGAATCTCCCCCTCAAGCAGGAAGAAGGCCTCAATCCCAACGATCCCATCCAGCCCTGGGTCGAAAGGATCTCGAGGGAGAGGAGGGATCTTATGATCGTTGGCCACCTCCCCTTCCTCGATCACCTCGCCTCCTTCCTCATCTGTGGGAACGAAAAGGCCAGGGTCATCCTCTTCCGTTACGGGGCGATCGTCTGTCTCGAACAGAAGGAGGATCAGGGATGGGCGATCCGCTGGGTCCTCAGCCCGGAAATGATCCCCTGA
- a CDS encoding Zn-ribbon domain-containing OB-fold protein — MEFKDFSLFINQTKVGRFASDLAAGRIMSTLCKRCGRRFYPPQADCPSCMESEMEWREIGAEGRLLTFTRIHVPPEHFAVRQPLMPFSSVQFEPCPIGLLQVENGLTLMGWIPKVDVKKLRVGMKMKASPFTLPDGKVTIVLEPLEA; from the coding sequence ATGGAGTTCAAGGACTTCTCCCTTTTTATCAACCAGACCAAGGTGGGCCGGTTCGCCAGCGATCTTGCCGCAGGAAGGATCATGTCCACCTTGTGCAAGCGATGCGGAAGGCGGTTCTATCCTCCCCAGGCCGATTGTCCCTCCTGCATGGAGAGCGAGATGGAGTGGAGGGAGATCGGGGCCGAGGGGAGATTGCTTACGTTCACGAGGATCCATGTCCCGCCGGAGCACTTCGCTGTCCGACAGCCCCTCATGCCCTTTTCGAGTGTCCAGTTCGAACCCTGTCCGATCGGCCTCCTTCAGGTGGAGAACGGCTTGACCTTGATGGGCTGGATCCCGAAGGTGGATGTGAAGAAGCTCAGGGTGGGGATGAAGATGAAGGCCTCCCCCTTCACCCTGCCCGACGGAAAGGTGACGATCGTCCTCGAACCCCTCGAGGCCTGA
- a CDS encoding thiolase domain-containing protein produces the protein MRKVAVVGIGHGKFGVRSDASLREMVFEAVKACLEDAKLSLKDVDSMVTGVACDEFSFGIQPSAQVHDYIGFHHKPNYRVEAACATGSAALRTGWLHIASGLADIVLVVGVEKMTEVPTSMATEIMGRAGDAIWEYPFGTTFPGYYAMIANAHMAEYGTTEEQLAAVAVKNHYYGSLNPYAHMQKEITLEKALTSFTVAYPLKLYDCSLITDGAAALILASEEKAKSISEKPVWVVGLGCGTDTMRIGDRKSLTSLQATREAARVAYKMAGVGPSEIDVATVHDCFTIAEIVAYEDLGFCEKGEGGKLIEAKETYLGGRIPVNVDGGLKAKGHPLGATGVSMAIEITKQLRGEAGPRQVKDAEIGLTHNVGGSGQVSFVHIFRRQ, from the coding sequence ATGAGAAAGGTGGCGGTGGTCGGGATCGGACACGGAAAGTTCGGGGTGAGGTCGGATGCCTCTCTCCGGGAGATGGTCTTCGAGGCGGTCAAGGCCTGCCTCGAGGATGCGAAACTCTCTCTGAAAGACGTGGACAGCATGGTGACCGGGGTGGCCTGCGATGAATTCTCTTTCGGGATTCAACCCTCCGCTCAAGTCCACGACTATATCGGTTTTCATCACAAACCCAATTATCGGGTCGAGGCCGCCTGTGCGACCGGCAGTGCCGCCCTGAGAACCGGGTGGTTGCACATTGCCTCGGGGCTTGCCGACATCGTCCTTGTGGTGGGAGTCGAGAAGATGACCGAGGTGCCGACGAGCATGGCCACGGAGATCATGGGCCGCGCGGGAGATGCCATCTGGGAGTATCCCTTCGGGACGACCTTCCCGGGCTATTATGCCATGATCGCCAACGCCCATATGGCAGAGTATGGAACGACCGAGGAACAGCTGGCGGCCGTGGCGGTCAAGAACCATTATTACGGAAGCCTCAACCCCTATGCCCACATGCAGAAGGAGATCACCCTCGAAAAGGCCCTCACCTCTTTCACCGTGGCCTATCCCCTCAAGCTCTATGACTGTAGCTTGATCACCGACGGGGCAGCGGCCCTGATCCTTGCGTCGGAGGAGAAGGCAAAGTCGATCTCTGAGAAGCCAGTTTGGGTGGTTGGCCTCGGATGCGGCACTGACACCATGAGGATAGGGGATCGGAAGAGCCTGACCTCCCTCCAGGCAACGCGGGAGGCTGCAAGGGTCGCCTACAAGATGGCGGGCGTGGGGCCTTCGGAGATCGACGTCGCCACGGTCCATGACTGCTTCACGATCGCCGAAATCGTCGCTTACGAGGACCTGGGCTTCTGCGAGAAGGGCGAGGGAGGGAAGCTGATCGAGGCCAAAGAGACCTACCTCGGCGGCCGCATCCCGGTTAACGTCGATGGGGGCTTGAAGGCCAAAGGCCATCCGCTCGGCGCCACGGGGGTCTCGATGGCGATCGAGATCACGAAGCAGTTGAGGGGGGAGGCCGGGCCGAGGCAGGTGAAGGATGCGGAGATCGGCCTCACCCACAACGTGGGCGGATCCGGACAGGTCTCGTTCGTCCACATCTTCAGGAGGCAGTGA
- a CDS encoding AMP-binding protein codes for MLRSFTVYNIFKRNAKLFKNQVALQSGAEKVTYGALFDQANAVAGGLKARGIKKGDRIGILAKNHAHFFPLMGAAASAGAILVPINFRLSAEEVKYNLTNTEPVMIVVDSDFQKMIDELRPSCPFLREFVTFESGAEGYTPFQSLLQAEPAEPAEVGGDDPFLIIHTAAVLGKPRGAVLSHHNLIALTMQNIAIMGLTREDSYLHILPLFHIAGLFGALVILHVGGRNVMMSKFDAKVAGQMIDQEKITMIGDFPPILLQLLDEQAKGECSLSTLKHVFGIDLQETIKRFEKLGHGQFWLVYGQTETMGLTSVCSNLEKAGCAGKPGPLADIKIVDEFDKEVETGKVGEIVVRGPLVFLGYWGEEELNRHTFREGWHHTGDAGRFDEDGYLWFAGRKAEKELIKPGGENVYPVEVEKTILEHPAVAEVSVIGVPDPKFGEGIKAVCVLKPGASLTAQELIDFVGGRIARYKKPGYVQFVEALPKREDGSIDRPKVKELYGKP; via the coding sequence ATGCTTCGAAGTTTCACCGTCTACAATATTTTTAAGAGGAATGCGAAGCTCTTTAAGAACCAGGTGGCCCTTCAGTCCGGCGCCGAGAAGGTGACCTATGGGGCGCTCTTCGACCAGGCCAATGCGGTGGCAGGAGGGCTGAAGGCCAGGGGCATCAAGAAAGGCGACCGGATCGGGATCTTGGCCAAAAATCATGCCCACTTCTTTCCGCTGATGGGAGCGGCAGCCTCCGCAGGAGCGATCCTGGTCCCGATCAACTTCCGGCTTTCGGCCGAAGAGGTCAAGTATAACCTGACGAACACGGAACCCGTGATGATCGTCGTCGATTCCGATTTTCAAAAGATGATCGACGAACTTCGACCCTCCTGCCCCTTTTTGAGAGAGTTCGTGACCTTCGAAAGCGGGGCAGAGGGGTACACCCCCTTCCAGAGCCTCCTCCAAGCCGAACCTGCGGAACCTGCGGAAGTGGGAGGGGACGATCCCTTCCTCATCATCCATACCGCCGCGGTCTTGGGGAAACCCAGGGGCGCGGTCTTGAGCCACCACAATCTGATCGCCCTGACGATGCAGAATATCGCCATCATGGGCCTCACCCGGGAGGATTCCTACCTCCATATCCTCCCCCTCTTTCACATCGCAGGCCTTTTCGGAGCCCTGGTCATCCTGCATGTGGGCGGAAGGAATGTGATGATGTCGAAGTTCGATGCGAAGGTGGCCGGCCAGATGATCGATCAGGAGAAGATCACGATGATCGGAGATTTTCCGCCCATCCTCCTCCAGCTCCTCGATGAACAAGCCAAAGGAGAATGCTCCCTCTCCACGTTGAAGCACGTCTTCGGGATCGACCTTCAGGAGACGATCAAACGATTCGAAAAGCTCGGCCATGGCCAGTTCTGGCTGGTCTATGGGCAGACCGAGACGATGGGCTTGACGAGCGTCTGTTCCAATCTCGAAAAGGCCGGCTGTGCGGGCAAGCCCGGTCCCCTGGCCGACATCAAGATCGTGGACGAATTTGACAAAGAGGTGGAGACGGGGAAGGTGGGCGAGATCGTGGTTCGGGGTCCCCTGGTCTTCCTCGGATACTGGGGCGAAGAGGAGTTGAACCGGCACACCTTCCGGGAGGGATGGCACCATACGGGAGATGCGGGCCGGTTCGATGAGGATGGATACCTCTGGTTTGCAGGGAGGAAGGCCGAGAAGGAGCTGATCAAGCCCGGGGGGGAAAATGTCTATCCCGTGGAGGTCGAAAAGACGATCCTCGAACATCCGGCCGTGGCGGAGGTTTCGGTCATCGGCGTCCCCGATCCGAAGTTCGGCGAGGGGATCAAGGCGGTCTGCGTTTTGAAACCCGGGGCCAGCCTGACCGCCCAGGAGTTGATCGATTTTGTAGGTGGGAGAATTGCCCGCTATAAAAAACCGGGATACGTTCAGTTCGTGGAGGCCCTGCCCAAAAGGGAGGACGGGTCGATCGATCGGCCGAAGGTGAAGGAGTTATACGGGAAGCCTTAG
- a CDS encoding acyl--CoA ligase translates to MEDGMAHTTYGAFEEVVRRSPDRTALIFLGERYTFSKLQDMVAHLAAGLYELGVKREEKVIVYLYNLPQTILAWLALQRLEAIPVMVAPVYTAYDIRYMANDVGAEIIFCMDTNLSYVIDVLDETPIRKVIYTNMVELLPAWKRFFGRGFGRVPKGKIPKGEAFISFRDLMKRGLLASLPAYEGRPEQTAVMLYTGGTTGFPKGVPLSAGLFLYRIREWARAAEAVVPLGQGVSLLAAPLYHVIGQMDGFTPLLVTGEPLIVMPRVVLDALFDHIERYRATRMFAVPALYRMILEHDRLDYYDLSSLKYCGTGGDVLPTEVANRWYKRFGIPLYQGYGATELCGAISLSYASDGVPPEGAAGKISPGSKYRLVDPDTLEPVPPGEPGELLATSPYAVRSYWNKPQETAQCFIEIEGEVWYRTKDIVEVDPDRWLYFRDRSVDLIKHKGYRIAAAEVERVLQEHPAVIAASVVGVPDEKVGERIKAFVVLKEDIKGVSGYELIKWCKEKLAPYKVPQYIEFRDMLPKSKVGKFLRRELREEERRKIV, encoded by the coding sequence ATGGAGGACGGGATGGCCCATACTACTTATGGGGCTTTCGAAGAGGTGGTCAGACGATCCCCCGACCGGACCGCCCTCATTTTCCTTGGAGAGCGATACACCTTCTCCAAACTTCAGGACATGGTCGCCCATCTGGCGGCTGGCCTATACGAGCTGGGCGTGAAGAGGGAGGAGAAGGTCATCGTCTATCTTTACAACCTCCCCCAGACGATCCTCGCATGGCTCGCCCTTCAGCGGTTGGAGGCCATCCCTGTCATGGTCGCGCCCGTCTATACCGCTTATGACATTCGATATATGGCCAACGATGTGGGGGCCGAGATCATCTTCTGCATGGATACGAACCTGAGCTACGTCATCGATGTCCTGGACGAGACCCCCATCCGAAAGGTCATCTACACCAATATGGTCGAACTTCTGCCCGCCTGGAAGCGGTTTTTCGGACGAGGGTTCGGCAGGGTTCCGAAAGGGAAGATCCCGAAGGGCGAGGCCTTCATTTCTTTTCGTGATTTGATGAAAAGGGGACTGCTCGCTTCTCTTCCGGCTTACGAAGGGAGGCCGGAACAGACCGCGGTGATGCTCTATACAGGAGGGACCACCGGGTTTCCAAAAGGGGTCCCCCTCTCTGCCGGGCTCTTTCTTTATCGAATCCGTGAATGGGCCAGGGCCGCGGAGGCGGTGGTGCCCTTGGGACAGGGAGTCTCCCTTCTGGCCGCGCCCCTCTACCATGTCATCGGCCAGATGGACGGGTTCACTCCCCTCCTGGTCACCGGTGAGCCGCTCATCGTCATGCCGAGGGTGGTCCTCGATGCCCTCTTCGACCATATCGAACGATACCGGGCGACACGGATGTTTGCCGTCCCTGCCCTGTACCGGATGATCTTAGAGCACGATCGGCTGGACTATTACGACCTGAGTTCCCTGAAGTACTGCGGCACGGGAGGGGATGTGCTTCCGACCGAGGTGGCCAACCGTTGGTACAAGCGGTTCGGGATCCCCCTCTATCAGGGTTACGGAGCCACCGAACTCTGTGGGGCCATCTCCCTCAGCTATGCCAGCGACGGGGTGCCACCTGAAGGGGCGGCAGGGAAGATTTCGCCGGGAAGCAAGTATCGTTTGGTCGATCCCGACACCCTGGAGCCTGTCCCTCCTGGCGAGCCCGGAGAATTGCTGGCCACCTCGCCCTATGCGGTCCGCTCCTACTGGAACAAACCCCAGGAGACCGCTCAGTGCTTCATCGAAATCGAGGGGGAGGTCTGGTATCGAACGAAAGACATCGTGGAGGTCGACCCGGACCGTTGGCTCTATTTTAGGGATCGGTCGGTCGATCTCATCAAACACAAGGGCTATCGGATCGCGGCGGCCGAGGTCGAACGGGTCCTTCAGGAACATCCCGCCGTGATCGCCGCCAGCGTGGTGGGGGTCCCCGACGAGAAGGTGGGCGAACGGATCAAGGCCTTTGTCGTCCTCAAAGAGGATATCAAAGGGGTGAGCGGATACGAGCTGATCAAGTGGTGCAAGGAGAAACTGGCTCCTTACAAGGTTCCTCAATATATCGAATTCCGGGACATGCTCCCGAAGTCGAAGGTGGGCAAGTTCTTGAGAAGGGAACTGAGAGAGGAAGAGCGAAGAAAAATCGTTTAG
- a CDS encoding ATP-binding cassette domain-containing protein encodes MLEVKNLMVFFENALALNDLSLEVFRGEIVSALGSNSAGKTTLMNTISGLIIDMKVKEERKGGERITLMGEVWFEGEEILSTKPSLRIRKGIALSRERHPIFPDSDVEENLRISTYLRKDKEIQKTYDFVYQIFPPLKALRKRKAGFCSGGEQQMLAIGMALMTRPKLLLLDEPLLGLSPAMQKSLIQAIKQIRQEGITVLVAEQFARPLLPIVDRGYIIENGMLTLQGTGQELRENPEVRSSFMGA; translated from the coding sequence ATGCTCGAAGTCAAAAACCTGATGGTCTTTTTTGAAAATGCCCTGGCCTTGAACGACCTGAGCCTCGAGGTCTTCCGGGGCGAGATCGTCAGCGCCTTGGGATCGAACAGCGCGGGCAAGACGACCCTCATGAATACGATCTCCGGCCTGATCATCGACATGAAGGTGAAGGAGGAACGAAAGGGCGGGGAGAGGATCACCCTCATGGGCGAGGTCTGGTTCGAAGGGGAGGAGATCCTCTCGACCAAACCGAGCCTGCGAATCCGCAAGGGGATCGCCCTGAGCCGGGAGCGTCACCCGATCTTTCCGGACAGCGATGTCGAGGAGAATCTGAGGATCAGCACCTACCTGAGGAAGGACAAGGAGATTCAGAAGACCTATGATTTCGTCTATCAGATCTTTCCGCCCCTGAAGGCCCTCAGGAAGAGGAAGGCGGGATTCTGCAGCGGAGGCGAACAGCAGATGCTGGCCATCGGCATGGCCCTGATGACCCGGCCCAAACTGTTGCTCCTCGACGAACCCCTGTTGGGCCTCAGCCCGGCCATGCAGAAGAGTCTGATCCAGGCGATCAAGCAGATCCGGCAGGAGGGGATCACCGTGCTCGTGGCCGAACAGTTCGCCAGGCCCCTGCTTCCCATCGTGGACCGCGGTTACATCATCGAAAACGGGATGCTCACCCTCCAAGGGACAGGTCAGGAATTGCGGGAAAACCCCGAGGTGAGATCCTCCTTCATGGGGGCATGA
- a CDS encoding ABC transporter ATP-binding protein: MQDDLLLKVENLTKNFGGVVAVEDVSFTLKRGEFLGIIGPNGSGKTTLINLITGFVKPTSGRVIFKGVDITGKAPYRIANLGISRSFQMVRAFHKLAAFKNLIVPLYSPRVKRLGGGRYGERDDVAIDLLDDLGFERDSAVPYKTAGSLPHGYLKRLDLARCLALRPELLILDELFSGMAMSEVAATLPLIEKFNREGLTIVMVEHRLKELFRVANRVIVLNFGRKIADGPPAEAMECEEVQKAYLGTEVEG; encoded by the coding sequence ATGCAGGACGATCTCCTCTTGAAGGTTGAAAACCTGACCAAGAACTTCGGCGGCGTGGTGGCCGTTGAGGACGTCAGTTTCACCTTGAAGAGGGGCGAATTCTTGGGGATCATCGGCCCCAACGGATCGGGGAAGACCACCTTGATCAACCTCATCACCGGATTCGTAAAGCCGACCTCCGGTCGGGTAATCTTCAAAGGGGTCGATATCACGGGGAAGGCCCCCTACCGGATCGCCAATCTCGGGATCTCGAGGAGCTTCCAGATGGTTCGGGCCTTTCATAAACTTGCGGCCTTCAAGAACCTCATCGTCCCCCTTTACTCCCCGAGGGTGAAGAGGCTGGGAGGCGGGAGGTACGGAGAAAGGGACGATGTGGCGATCGACCTCCTCGATGACCTCGGCTTCGAACGGGACTCCGCCGTTCCTTACAAGACCGCTGGAAGCCTTCCCCACGGCTATCTGAAACGGCTCGACCTTGCCCGATGCCTGGCCCTTCGTCCGGAGCTGTTGATCCTCGATGAACTCTTCTCAGGGATGGCCATGTCCGAGGTGGCGGCCACCCTTCCCTTGATCGAAAAATTCAACAGGGAAGGACTGACCATTGTGATGGTCGAGCATCGACTCAAAGAACTTTTCAGGGTGGCCAACCGGGTGATCGTTCTCAACTTCGGCCGGAAGATCGCGGACGGCCCTCCGGCAGAGGCCATGGAGTGTGAGGAGGTCCAAAAGGCCTATCTCGGCACTGAAGTGGAAGGGTGA
- a CDS encoding branched-chain amino acid ABC transporter permease translates to MAEAVRYRRERIDRGIKARTDTIYVLASLRDMTYLFLPRLLPVLLLLVLPLLVKGGYWEKVFFYSCMFALLALSWDLMASVGLVSLGQALFFGVGAYISGGLNHYFKMSLLLTIPVATLGGALLCTLLLVSVLRLRGVYFSMVTLILPLLFAHLIETLDILGGTHGLLSLTPFPGSLFAMYLGAIGVILCLFGFRKLINEDYGMVLRGIREDDRVVMAGGINIYWYKASAIFIAGLVGCFAGALMTHYYQFVGRSVFALDYTVLPLASAVLGGPGSFAGATLGTFILVPLSEALRALGGLRMALYGAILIAALVLIPEGLFHYIERKYHQFERDVRV, encoded by the coding sequence ATGGCGGAAGCGGTCCGATATCGGAGGGAGCGAATCGATCGGGGGATCAAGGCGAGGACGGATACGATCTATGTCCTCGCCTCGCTCCGGGATATGACCTATCTGTTTCTCCCCCGCCTCCTGCCGGTCCTCCTTCTGCTCGTCCTTCCTCTTCTGGTGAAGGGAGGGTACTGGGAGAAGGTCTTCTTCTACTCTTGCATGTTTGCCCTTCTGGCTTTGAGCTGGGATTTGATGGCCTCCGTGGGACTGGTCTCATTGGGCCAGGCGCTCTTCTTTGGGGTGGGGGCCTATATTAGCGGAGGGTTGAACCATTATTTCAAGATGAGCCTCCTTTTGACCATCCCAGTGGCCACCCTCGGAGGGGCCCTCCTTTGCACCCTCCTGCTCGTCTCGGTCCTGAGGTTGAGGGGCGTCTACTTCTCCATGGTGACCCTGATTCTGCCCCTCCTCTTTGCCCACCTCATCGAGACCCTCGATATCTTGGGGGGGACCCATGGACTGCTCTCCCTGACCCCTTTTCCGGGAAGCCTCTTCGCCATGTATTTAGGGGCCATTGGTGTCATCTTGTGCCTCTTCGGGTTCCGCAAACTGATCAACGAAGATTACGGGATGGTCCTGAGGGGCATCCGGGAGGATGACCGGGTGGTGATGGCCGGGGGGATCAACATCTACTGGTACAAGGCATCGGCCATCTTCATTGCCGGACTGGTGGGTTGTTTTGCGGGGGCCCTGATGACCCACTACTACCAGTTTGTCGGTCGGTCGGTCTTCGCCCTCGATTATACGGTCCTTCCCTTGGCGAGTGCGGTCTTGGGAGGACCGGGGAGCTTTGCCGGGGCCACCCTGGGGACATTCATCTTGGTCCCCCTTTCAGAGGCCCTCCGAGCCTTGGGAGGGTTGAGGATGGCCCTTTATGGGGCCATCTTGATCGCCGCACTCGTTCTCATCCCCGAGGGGCTCTTCCACTATATCGAGAGGAAGTATCACCAGTTTGAGAGGGATGTGAGGGTATAG
- a CDS encoding branched-chain amino acid ABC transporter permease, whose product MEIFIYGITNSVTLALMAIGFSLTFGISGVPNFAHGAFYLLGGILTWVFLNQVGLPYLLSALLSILLVGFLGFLLYWGLLLRLRGLAINEVIATLAAAIVIIEVMRYLGFSGFTYVLPEFVKGSVQIGRVWLDYQRIFLVGIGIALLLFLYLFTHRTRIGLSFRAIAQNERTAISLGIDSDWTGALSLAFGSALAVVAGLAILPLGSIDTEVGYDILIYALAVGIVGGLESVPGIVVASFILGFCQILVATFFKAQWLTVVTLGAIVIILAVKPSGLFGKYKELEERV is encoded by the coding sequence ATGGAAATTTTCATCTACGGCATCACCAACAGCGTCACCCTGGCCCTGATGGCCATCGGGTTCAGCCTCACCTTTGGCATCAGCGGCGTGCCCAACTTTGCCCACGGCGCCTTCTATCTCTTAGGGGGGATTCTCACCTGGGTCTTTCTCAACCAGGTGGGACTCCCCTATCTCCTTTCCGCCCTCCTCTCCATCCTCCTCGTGGGGTTTCTCGGCTTTCTCCTCTACTGGGGGTTGTTGCTCCGTCTGAGAGGGTTGGCCATCAACGAGGTGATCGCGACCCTGGCCGCGGCCATCGTCATCATCGAGGTGATGAGGTATTTGGGATTTTCAGGGTTCACCTACGTCCTACCGGAGTTTGTGAAAGGGAGCGTCCAGATCGGCCGGGTCTGGCTCGATTACCAGAGGATCTTCCTCGTGGGCATCGGCATCGCCCTCCTCCTCTTCCTCTATCTCTTCACCCACCGGACCCGGATCGGCCTCTCCTTCAGGGCGATCGCCCAGAACGAGCGGACGGCCATCTCCCTCGGGATCGATTCGGACTGGACCGGAGCCCTCAGCCTCGCCTTCGGCTCGGCCCTGGCCGTGGTGGCCGGGCTCGCCATCCTCCCCCTGGGTTCGATCGACACAGAGGTGGGATACGACATCCTCATCTATGCCCTGGCCGTGGGGATTGTAGGCGGGCTGGAGAGCGTCCCTGGGATCGTGGTTGCCAGTTTCATCCTCGGCTTCTGTCAGATTTTGGTGGCGACCTTCTTCAAGGCCCAATGGCTGACGGTCGTCACCTTGGGGGCCATCGTCATCATCCTCGCGGTGAAGCCTTCCGGTCTCTTCGGAAAGTATAAAGAATTAGAGGAGAGGGTCTGA
- a CDS encoding ABC transporter substrate-binding protein: MKNVLFRKGFCAFALGLLSILFFYSTALGQGKPIVLGMPSSFFQPLVKSAKLAVEMAIDEINSAGGIPIKDEKVKRPLKLVTADTRCGEPGTPVHSALMAVDKLITDEKPDALIVAPFRSEAMVATMDLIAKYKMITLQTIAQTPRLIEIYKGDPEKYKYWFRATTNSIYVGTTAAMTIDALRKQFGHDKIFAIVQDTLWAKATAETLKTRLEGMGWKMTGMELVPVGTNDFSPILGKARGSGAQMLYVVGDMPTLPVCFKQWKSMRIPTMLFLDFAVVTSPKAWATYGEDLDYVIVLPFPGGTAAPVKALPQSAYFHKKWADRKYPAMDDPRVVSSAYDAVYILKEAIERAGFVPSKDPDKFVAAVEATDMMGISGRIRFDKATHNQIFDGNPKEASIIVAYQWRAGKMVPVFPELVAEAKIELAPWMK; this comes from the coding sequence ATGAAAAATGTGCTTTTTCGAAAGGGTTTTTGTGCTTTTGCGCTCGGCCTTCTTTCCATTCTGTTTTTCTATTCAACGGCCCTCGGACAGGGAAAGCCGATCGTCCTCGGGATGCCATCGTCCTTTTTCCAGCCGCTCGTCAAGTCCGCCAAACTTGCGGTCGAGATGGCCATTGATGAGATCAACAGTGCAGGGGGCATTCCCATCAAGGATGAAAAGGTGAAGCGGCCACTGAAGTTGGTGACCGCGGATACGAGATGTGGCGAGCCGGGCACCCCTGTCCATTCCGCCCTGATGGCCGTGGACAAGCTGATCACCGACGAGAAACCCGATGCCTTAATCGTGGCCCCCTTCCGGTCCGAGGCGATGGTGGCCACTATGGACCTCATCGCCAAGTACAAGATGATCACGTTACAGACGATCGCCCAGACCCCCCGGTTGATCGAGATCTATAAGGGAGACCCGGAGAAATATAAATACTGGTTCCGGGCCACGACCAACTCGATCTATGTGGGGACGACCGCGGCTATGACGATCGACGCCCTTCGAAAACAGTTCGGCCACGACAAGATCTTTGCCATCGTCCAGGACACCCTCTGGGCGAAGGCCACGGCCGAGACCCTGAAGACCCGACTGGAGGGGATGGGATGGAAGATGACCGGGATGGAGCTCGTCCCCGTGGGCACCAATGATTTTTCACCCATCCTGGGCAAGGCGAGGGGGTCAGGGGCCCAGATGCTCTATGTGGTGGGGGATATGCCCACCCTTCCGGTCTGCTTCAAGCAGTGGAAGTCGATGAGGATCCCCACCATGCTCTTCCTCGATTTCGCCGTGGTCACCTCGCCGAAAGCCTGGGCAACCTATGGAGAAGACCTCGATTACGTCATCGTCCTGCCCTTCCCAGGTGGCACTGCCGCACCGGTGAAGGCCTTGCCCCAGTCAGCCTATTTTCATAAGAAATGGGCAGATCGAAAGTATCCTGCCATGGACGATCCTCGAGTCGTCTCCTCCGCCTATGACGCGGTCTACATCCTGAAGGAGGCCATCGAACGGGCAGGGTTTGTCCCCTCGAAGGATCCGGATAAATTTGTCGCGGCGGTGGAGGCAACCGACATGATGGGCATTTCAGGCAGGATCCGATTCGACAAGGCCACCCACAATCAGATCTTCGATGGAAATCCGAAGGAGGCTTCCATCATCGTGGCCTACCAGTGGAGGGCGGGCAAGATGGTTCCGGTCTTTCCGGAGCTCGTCGCCGAGGCCAAGATCGAGCTGGCTCCTTGGATGAAGTGA